The stretch of DNA GCTCTCTCAGTAATAGTGGCATATCTGCAGCCTGCTGCCCGGATCATTCTTTCCTGGGCTGAAGAAAGGATAGACAGGCTCTTCAAAGCATGTGTCAAACATGTACAATCTCTTCATTGTGACAGCGTCATAGAAACTAAGGCGCCCATTGTCATAGTCCAGGTACACACCGACCCGAGGAGAGTTCCAGTAGTCGGCGACAGGGATGCGCCCGTCCTCTCCGTTGGCATACAGCCGGTCCTGCAGAGACAGGCTCCAGTATCCTGCGGAGGGAGTGAGGCTAACGAAGCCCTTCCTATTGCTGCACTCTGTGGTGACTCCCAGGTACCACACACCTTTGTCCTTCACATCCACTTCCCAGTAGTGCTGTCCACTGGCATACTGGGCTGTGGCAAGGACACCACAGAACCTGGTGAAGCGGGCTGGCATGTCTGGTTCCTGGTTACGAACACGGCCCTCCTCCACTTTGGTGTCGAAGTCTGAGATAAGCAGGTTCGGGTGAGCCGTGTCTGGGTCTAAGGTGAGGTTCTGAGGCACTACACAGAAAGAAGAGGCAGAGTTAGTTCACCTTGCTCTTAGATTAGGCTGAAGCTGGCAGTACatttgggaaaaaaaggagagaaaaaaaaattcattcatTGCTGCAGTGAAAGTAGGCTGACCAGACAACATTAAGTTGCTTCTATTGCAATGATACAGTACAGAGCAAAAAGCTGTATTGGGTCAAAAAGGGGTAGAGAATGCAAAGAATATGGGCAGAAATATTATcttaaaaacataacaaaaaatcCATTGGATGAAACTTTATTGAACTTTTTATTGGTCTCTGCTTGCTAAAGAACAGTGAGAACACTTACTTTTGCTTATAGCACCATAATCAATAGTAGTTTTGAGAGCACAATAAATGAATCCATCTATCATTATCTATGCACAATTGTCCTTAGCAAGGGGGCGTGGAGCCTATCCTAGGGACACCCTGGACAGGTCGCCAGTCGATCACATGGCTGGCATATATAGACAACAACTCACGCCAATCTAGAGTCGCCAATTAAACTGCATGTCTTTGGACTGTGAGAGAAAACCCTAGCATTCAGAGTAAACCCACACAGGCAAGGGAAGAACTCAAACAGGAAACCTTAGCTAGCCGGCAGGTTTGAACCCAGAATGTCCTGCTGTGATGCGACAGTGTTAATCACTGCGCCACCATGACTcccaaaataaatgtaattaagataaaaacatttaaataacttgTGTATTTTGCCAGTCTTAGACCTTACAATGCAACACTTTGTTCAGTGCATGCTTCTGTTTGTAGAGTAAAACTCACTGGTATGCAGCACGTGCATCATCTTCTTCCACATGATAAGCTGGAAGGGCCCTGAGAAGTGTGTAAATTCAGTCGGACAACTAACTGTGTCCAGAGATGTGAAAGGCTTGCAATGGATGTATCTGTGGaagaaaaatggaataaaatgtGATTATGCAAAAGCTTGATTTATTAAAAGTAAATTCTAATGGCGTTTTTATAGCATATCAAATAACTAAGCTACTTACTCATGGAATGTCTCAGCAAGGCTCTGTTGGAAGAACAGAAACACATTGGATTACTATTGAACACTTCATATCGCTCTCATAGTTGCAGAGAATTTTGCTTTGTACAGTCAGTTGTGGTTTTAATGTGTAATTCAAACAACACGTTtcataacatgtttttaaagctTTGGTTTATTACACCGACAGTAACCGTTTATCTCTGACAGAAATCAATCTCTACGGTAAGCCTCTTGTAGAAGTATGGTGATTTGAGTGCTAAATAAATCTCCTCTGTGAATCAGACAGCTGATCACTGTGACTCACCTCAAAGCTAGTTTTCCCACTGATGTGGCTGTGGATATCAGCAATAGCCTTGTCCACAGCTGCCACCTCGGTCTCCACAATCTTCAAGTTCTCGTCTATGACGGCCATGGAGGCCACTTCCTCTGCATCCAGGCTCTCAAGCAGGGAGTCCCTCTCATCTAGCAAGAATTGGACCAAGGCACCAACGTCCGCCTCAATCTTCTCCTTGAGTCTCTGTTTCTTCGACTGGAGGACAGAGATTCAGAGGATTAGGATGAAAGATTTGAGGATGATGAGAAGTGCCAATGGTGAGTGTGTTCAGTGTTAACTGTAACGTTTCTGTGCAGTGtgtattcttaaaaaaaaaaaaaaaaataaataaataaataaataaataataaaagactACTTGAACCAAACATGCACATGTAAAAAAAGTCACCAGCAACAAAatatgcttaaaaaaaaaaaaaaaaaaggtccattCCATACCCTCACTTCACTTCTGGTGCGCTCATCAGCGGTTATAACTTTTACACATTGAGACTTCTGCCAGTTGAGCTCCATCAGCCTCAGTTTCAACTCCATCTGTAACAAACGTATACATcaagacacatgcacacaggaaAACAGCACATAATGAAATCATATCACAAATAAATATTCTAGATTTAGTGGATAAGACATATGGCAAAGGCCTTTCAATCTCTGAACTCTTGCCCAAATATACAGGAGACTTGCACACAGAAAGATGATGCATCCTAGCAAATTCATACATTTAGACTTTAGACTACATTTTACCTTCATGTCCTTCACAACTTCGGGCACTGGTGCTACCTCATGGTGTCTGAAacgaaaataaaaaaaacttaaccAGGGGTGTACTATGAAGTAAGATTAGTGGGTTAGCAGCAAAGTATGTTGAGCCTAAAGCCAGCGTTATCAATGTTATGAAGGTGGCTCTCTTTTTATCTGGCTGGATCGCCATGGCAATTTATGCTGCAGGCCTAACCTGATGCAGTTTGTTTAGTTTTGGCTTGAAATCTGCTAAAAGTGCCTTTCACTAATCAACTACTTTGGAAATCGTGTCACTCTATAGTCAATATTTAATCTACGAGTTGTATTGTATTTTAGTGTTTTCTGGCCATTTGCCCACACTGGCTCTAAAAGCATTCTATAAAACTGCAGGTAGCATACTTTTACTTGCATATGAAATGCGGTATAATTCCTTCAAACCATACCATAATGTTACCACTTTGGATTATGTTTTTATGCGTGGCAACAATTTGCTGAAGTCTGTTTTTTCACTGCTGGTATTGCAGCCAATAGAACACAAATTTGAAAATTGAGTAGTCTATTGGTATTTATCATAGATAATCAATAAAAATTTGATTTGGCCAAAAACTGAAGTGATTTCCATACGGTAGGAATTTTCACAATTAGTCATTTTTATGGGAACGCGTTTAGAGCCTGAGAAAAAAAGTCTGGGTTAACAAAGACAGTTGATAAGGCCCTTCGTAGTAGCAGTTATCTGACTGGGGCTTCAGGCGGGCATCTGTTGAGCCAGCTAACGCAAAGAAAGCCTAGCTCTGTCGAACTGTGCTTTGTAGTGCACCCCTCAGGCAGTAAGTGGTTTACAGGGCAATTTGTCACACCACAGGTGCCCTGTTTTGGTACGCTGTcttcttgtaaacaaacagaAGATATGTTTTCATTGAGTGCTTCTTACTAAACCACATTCTTGTATCCTTGAGGTCGAACAAAAAAAGTGTTCCGAGAGTATTTCTGTACCTTTAAAAAAGTACTATTCCCAGAATGCATTTTAACAAACTGTGGGTGGATGCTATAGGAACTCTAACCTTTGATGTCTTTTACTTGCATTCATGTTGAAAAggtgcacataaacacactccATGCGCCGTGTTGCTTAGTGATTAATTCACCCTTAAAAAACATTTCCCCAGCCCTGATGTTTGCTAAAGCCCATGTATTGTACATGTGAATTTCTGCAATGAAATCAAATGTCCTCTGCTCTGGAAGATATCACCACCGTTTTGATCTGTGGTTATCTTTACCACTTTCTTCACCcaatcacagacagccacaaTGGCTGGCTGGGATTATAATGGAATGCAGTTAAGAACATGTTTCTCAAACAAAATGATGAAAAGCAAAAGAGGGTTGATAACGGTATGTATTAGAGGTGaaacggtacactgaagtcacggttcggttcatacctcggttcagacatcacggttcggtacaatggaaggaaaagcataacaaaaatgcagaaggcaattttttttattgtgcatgtctcaggctgtaccacctagtgtcatccagtctctcccctgagctggctgcaacagcctgaagcatcacttccacctcgcccacctcagcagggtcctgggcccccccaccaatgccctccttaaaggtcccctccacctcccctcccacctcagtgacgactctctccattcacgagagggacgtcagactctttaggagacagaatcccaggaaagctgctggaccggatgctgtctccccatccagcttgaagcactgcgctgaccagctgtctccagtgttcagacatttttaacacctcactggagacatgtcacgtgccagcctgcttcaagacctcaaccataatccctgtccccaagaagccaaggaccacaggacttaatgacttcagacccgtcgccctgacctctgtggttatgaagtcctttgagcgccttgtgctttcacacctcaaagccatcaccgaccccctcctggaccccctgcagtttgcctacagagccaataggtctgtagatgatgcagtcaacctggccctccactacatcctccggcacctggactccgcaggaacctacgccaggatcctgtttgtggacttcagctctgccttcaacaccatcatcccggctctgcttcaggagaaactctcccagcttggtgtgcctgactccacctgcaggtggatcactgacttcctgtctgacaggaagcagcatgtgaagctggggaaacacgtctccgactcacagaccatcagcaccggatccccccagggctgcgttctttctcctctgctcttctccctgtacaccaacagctgcacctccagtcaccagtccgtcaagcttctgaagtttgcggacgacacctccctcatcggactcatctctgatggagacgagtccgcctacaggtgggaggctgaccacctggtgacctggtgcaagcaaaacaacctagagctcaacgctctaaagacagtggagatggttgtggacttcagaaagaacccagcctcacctgcccccatcaccctctgtggctccacaattgacactgtggagtctttccgcttcctgggaactaccatctcccaggacctcaagtgggagctgaacatcagctccctcgtgaagaaagcacaacagaggatgtacttcctgcggcagctgaagaaattcaacctgccaaagacaatgatggtgcacttctacacagccatcattgagtccatcctcacatcctccatcaccatctggtacgctgctgccactgccaaggacaagggcaggctgcagcgtgtcattcggtcagctgagaaggtgattggctgcaatctgccgccgctccaggacctatacgccaccaggactctgaagcgtgctggaaagattgtggctgacccctcccaccccggacacaagctctttgagtcactcccctctggcaggaggatgaggtccatcaggaccaaaacctcacgccacataaacagttttttcccctccgccactagtcttattaacaaggcccggaatccaccctgactctctccacaccccactgtaaatactctgtacctactctgtacctactctgctgtagtgttccttttactactgtttaacttattttactatttatttaattttattttatcgttattaatacatactgtgtgtatatgtttatacttatattgtttatattctttttatccttcttatatatttgtatgtgtgacatgctccaacaacaccatgacaaattcctcgtatgtgcaacgtacttggcaataaagccctttctgattctgataaagtaagatgtaaacaataagtacaggctaccccacatcatctccagactccatctggaacttgtaaacaaaataagacaatcagctagtagtatgatatgggagacaagcgctgctctcatatgtgaatgcacagagcaggggtgttaaaagagtagcttcggttacacagagcagttggcgaattgtggcgttagcttcacacgctaacagtggagctagcagcaaacagcaaagctaacggcggagctaacagcgcagcaaacagcgaagcaaatgggcctggaagccatttgtggtcgaggcaagaagggatacagctacagtacatccgtgtttggttgtatatggaagggactagtttgcttcgtgtggaccagagtgatagagaaagacatggctctggtgtggactcactggaccgactcgAGATTTAGGCGGAGctcgggagcttcagagctaaggcggggctacagattagttgtccctaagaaacgtgtatgtaacagtagttccacattacattaattaatttgcacgcaagtcttatttatttttataccatgtattctccgtgtaaattcatgtaccgaaccgagacgcccgtaccggttcaatacgaatacatgtaccgttccacccctagtatgtatatatgtgtgtttgtatatatacacagggtgcgatttgtgaaaaaacaaaagtggtggatgttttttgatcaAAAATCCACTCCAAGTTAAAACCTTTAGTATTTTCCCCTCTTCAAAATGAAAGGCAGTAATTGCCAATATTACACTATACTCAGTTTAAGCTACCACCACATCAAATTCCATCCAGTctaaagtttatttaaataatccACATGTACCACTTTTCTACTTTTAAAGCTGGTTCCCCTGTTAGTCTTAGAAACAATGTAGCATGTAACAGGcaataacaaataataaaaaaaaggagtCATGTGCAGTGCTCACTCCACATAAAACGctagagatgttccaataccaTGTTTTCCTTCCCGATactatacacatactgtacatacatactacTAACcatgtatggatgtgatatgattgcttTCATGTTGTATGGCCTGGCATGGATTAAACCCtttgtaaaacaaacaatacatacaGAGAATGAATGCCATTGAACGACAGTCAtagctaaaaataaaaacaaatcggTAAATAAATAATTCCACAAAACTGTGCAGCCacaattttggaaaataaaacatttaaaaaaaggttacTGGTGGGATCTTCCAGTGTAAAATACTGCCAAATTGACACTTTGCTTACACTAGCTTGGACTACTCATTAAACTCTGTTACACTCTCTGCGAGACCAAAATGGAAAACAATTCTTCACCACTTTAAAAACAGTAATTCATTTCAGTTGGAGTTTAACTTCACATGACCATTTGTGTAATAAAATCAACTTGTCAATCATTAAACTGTAAGCTTAATACAACAGTTTAACAGTACAAAACACTAAAAAAAGGCCCAAAGGGGTGATATACTGATGAAGTTTAGAGGCCAGCAGACACAGATACAAGTTGGTACATTGCATAAAGTGAAGGACATGACATCAAGGGCAGAAGATGATGTTGCAAGGCAAGTTATATTTTGCATAAACAAAGATACATGAcagactattttttttaaacaagctaAGCAATCGTTAAGTAGTTATTCAA from Sander lucioperca isolate FBNREF2018 chromosome 13, SLUC_FBN_1.2, whole genome shotgun sequence encodes:
- the trim47 gene encoding E3 ubiquitin-protein ligase TRIM47, which encodes MATAGAAGDDLRKELTCAICLDFFKDPVILKCGHNFCRFCICMHWDENGGDYGYQCPQCRAVFNKRSFTKNYLVQNLVAKLNDLECLGSCPTPSQPVKVDGKCDQHGEELKLYCQTDKRPICVVCRESRAHRHHEVAPVPEVVKDMKMELKLRLMELNWQKSQCVKVITADERTRSEVRSKKQRLKEKIEADVGALVQFLLDERDSLLESLDAEEVASMAVIDENLKIVETEVAAVDKAIADIHSHISGKTSFESLAETFHEYIHCKPFTSLDTVSCPTEFTHFSGPFQLIMWKKMMHVLHTMPQNLTLDPDTAHPNLLISDFDTKVEEGRVRNQEPDMPARFTRFCGVLATAQYASGQHYWEVDVKDKGVWYLGVTTECSNRKGFVSLTPSAGYWSLSLQDRLYANGEDGRIPVADYWNSPRVGVYLDYDNGRLSFYDAVTMKRLYMFDTCFEEPVYPFFSPGKNDPGSRLQICHYY